The following are encoded together in the Haloplanus vescus genome:
- a CDS encoding cation diffusion facilitator family transporter: protein MAHHDHTSENEAETGSSTRRLAFVAIVNLCGFLVELAGGLLFGSVALISDALHMLFDMLAYAMAFGASYTAERFEGGDEWSYGLHRLEPVAAFLNGVLLVPMVGYILWESYQRFVDPVAIDPEMTLLIAVGGLLVNLGSVYIVQGGEMSLNERGAFYHLLGDAGGSVAVILSTVAIAVFDLPIADPVAAVLIGVSILVSAGQVLKGSTAILLQRSPISPERIRSELATIDGVEHIDDLHVWQVCSQLTVATVRLRTNATTPDQLRSTRSQVHDTLATEGVDHATVELLDEAENAPDLRDRVSHGH, encoded by the coding sequence ATGGCCCACCACGACCACACTTCGGAGAACGAGGCAGAAACCGGCAGTAGTACCCGTCGTCTCGCGTTCGTCGCCATCGTCAATCTCTGTGGATTTCTCGTCGAGTTGGCTGGCGGGCTGTTGTTCGGCTCGGTCGCACTCATCAGTGACGCGCTTCACATGCTATTCGATATGCTCGCGTACGCCATGGCATTCGGGGCGAGCTACACCGCAGAGCGGTTCGAAGGCGGCGATGAGTGGTCGTACGGCCTCCACAGATTGGAGCCAGTGGCTGCGTTTCTCAACGGGGTGCTACTCGTACCGATGGTTGGGTATATTCTGTGGGAGTCCTATCAGCGGTTCGTGGACCCGGTTGCAATCGACCCGGAGATGACACTCCTAATTGCTGTCGGGGGGCTACTCGTCAATCTCGGGTCCGTCTACATCGTCCAGGGCGGCGAGATGAGCCTCAACGAGCGGGGGGCGTTCTATCATCTCCTCGGTGACGCCGGTGGCTCAGTGGCCGTGATTCTCTCGACAGTGGCTATCGCTGTGTTCGATCTCCCGATCGCAGATCCGGTTGCTGCGGTACTGATCGGCGTCTCTATTCTTGTTTCAGCAGGACAAGTGCTCAAGGGCAGTACTGCGATCCTCCTACAGCGAAGCCCGATATCACCCGAACGGATCAGATCGGAGTTAGCAACGATCGACGGCGTCGAACATATCGATGACCTCCACGTCTGGCAGGTGTGTAGCCAGTTGACTGTCGCAACCGTGCGGCTTCGGACCAACGCGACCACACCGGATCAGCTACGGTCGACTCGATCCCAAGTACACGATACACTCGCAACCGAGGGCGTCGATCACGCCACCGTGGAACTCCTCGACGAGGCGGAGAACGCTCCCGACCTGAGGGATCGCGTGAGTCATGGCCATTAG
- a CDS encoding iron transporter encodes MNRRTFLRQGAALSGGLLLSGCLGRLGFETQSAWRDPPLVEDRPDAVYYPAIIEGMGMYGTTTAGDIGFALMHSFPHRFWNLTGSRKTKVVVQSDDSVHLMASVWDTETETILPIDVSVEISNSDGRVSSTNLWPMISPNMGFHYGDNIALPGEGQYDVTLQVGPLQTARTSPFDGRFTEGQSATMQFTFDTDETYNLEIRRLGEKAGTRGTVDLMDMEMIPEPVVPTKSELPGRLLHEGQSGDATILVALVDGDHRFSDSDGPFLIVSPRTPYNRVMLPRMALSATLNRGGDAIAQGTLQASLDPDLGSFYGMGLDELETGDTVRLTVETPPQLARHDGYETAFLDMDPIEFTVE; translated from the coding sequence ATGAATCGACGAACGTTTCTCAGACAGGGAGCCGCACTCTCGGGTGGACTGCTGCTTTCTGGTTGCTTGGGTCGGCTCGGATTCGAGACGCAGTCTGCATGGCGTGATCCACCGCTCGTGGAGGATCGACCTGACGCCGTCTACTATCCGGCCATCATCGAAGGGATGGGAATGTACGGGACGACCACCGCCGGCGACATCGGATTTGCGCTGATGCACTCCTTCCCGCATCGTTTCTGGAACCTCACTGGCTCACGAAAGACGAAAGTCGTCGTTCAGTCGGATGATTCGGTGCATCTGATGGCGAGTGTTTGGGACACCGAGACGGAGACGATCCTCCCGATCGACGTCTCTGTCGAAATCAGTAACAGCGACGGTCGAGTGTCCTCGACCAACCTCTGGCCGATGATCTCGCCGAATATGGGATTCCACTACGGCGACAATATCGCGCTTCCGGGGGAAGGACAGTACGATGTGACGCTCCAGGTCGGCCCGTTGCAGACCGCTCGTACGAGTCCATTCGACGGGCGATTTACAGAGGGGCAGTCTGCCACGATGCAGTTCACGTTCGATACGGATGAGACGTACAATTTGGAGATTCGCCGGTTAGGCGAAAAAGCGGGCACTCGTGGGACAGTCGATCTGATGGATATGGAAATGATCCCTGAACCGGTCGTACCGACAAAATCCGAGCTTCCTGGTCGACTTCTCCACGAAGGGCAATCCGGTGATGCGACGATACTCGTTGCTCTCGTTGACGGTGACCATCGGTTTAGTGATAGTGACGGTCCCTTCCTGATCGTCTCTCCTCGAACACCGTACAATCGCGTGATGCTCCCGAGGATGGCTCTTTCAGCAACACTCAATCGAGGGGGGGACGCAATCGCACAAGGGACACTCCAAGCGTCCCTCGATCCCGACCTCGGGAGTTTCTATGGGATGGGTCTCGATGAACTCGAGACGGGCGATACGGTCAGACTCACCGTCGAGACACCACCCCAACTGGCGCGGCACGATGGCTACGAAACCGCGTTCCTCGATATGGACCCGATAGAGTTCACTGTCGAGTGA
- a CDS encoding heavy metal translocating P-type ATPase: MTSSDDDSHDGSGEPTYHTHEHEEGSHEHDHTHDHDGHGHAQHADRGVDDGSPPLDREDVAQFSVPEMDCPSCAGKVENSVEKLDGIRRVDPRVTTGTLTVSYDGEQTSATAIAERVEKAGYTVEDTGEVTSKFTVPEMDCPSCAGKIENALDRVEGITTYETQPTTGTVVVTYDSSRAGETDIVSAIERAGYEVTDTTGDDSVPQGTTEERESIWTSPRALKTWISGGFVAIGLLFEFFLTGQNIGVARILGTELLVADVLFLVAVASGGQEILRNGYYSARNLNLDIDFLMSVAILGALVASLAFGEALYFEAATLAFLFSIAELLERYSMDRARNSLRELMDLSPDEAVVKRDGQTEMVPVDEVAVGDVVVVKPGEKIPMDGTVVDGESAVNQAPITGESVPVDKTTGDEVYAGTINEEGYLEVEVTSEAGDNTLSRIVEMVEDAQSNKTEREQFVERFSAYYTPVVVAFAILTTVTSPYVLGTTWPTAVVYGLTLLVLACPCAFVISTPVSVVSGITSAAKNGVLIKGGNHLEAMGAVDVVAFDKTGTLTKGELTVTDVVPLNGNSEEDVLRCARGLEQRSEHPIGEAIVAEAGRAGVAEREIDDFESITGKGVRADLDGTPHFAGKPGLFEELDFDLSHVHATTDGGVVTQTARQMCDRNNCLDLLEETVPELQAEGKTVVLVGTEDELEGIIAVADEIRPEAERTVARLKQLGISRTVMLTGDNERTARAIAEQVGVDEYQAELLPEEKVDAIESLVGEHEGVAMVGDGINDAPALATATVGVAMGAAGTDTALETADIALMGDDLSKLPYLYELANDANGVIRQNIWSSLAVKAGLAVAVPFGYVPIWLAVLAGDAGMTTAVTGNAMRLSRITPERNGDQEEMVEKYE; the protein is encoded by the coding sequence ATGACCTCATCCGACGACGATTCCCACGACGGAAGTGGTGAACCAACGTATCACACCCACGAGCACGAAGAGGGATCTCACGAGCACGATCACACACATGACCACGACGGTCACGGGCACGCCCAACACGCAGACCGGGGCGTCGACGACGGGTCTCCACCCCTAGATCGGGAGGACGTGGCACAGTTTTCGGTCCCGGAGATGGATTGCCCATCCTGTGCAGGGAAGGTCGAGAACAGCGTCGAAAAGCTGGACGGAATCCGTCGTGTCGACCCACGAGTGACGACAGGGACGTTGACCGTCTCGTACGATGGCGAGCAAACGAGTGCTACCGCGATAGCTGAGCGGGTTGAAAAGGCCGGGTACACCGTGGAGGATACCGGTGAGGTGACCTCGAAATTCACGGTTCCAGAAATGGATTGCCCCTCGTGTGCGGGCAAAATCGAAAATGCACTCGACAGGGTCGAGGGAATTACGACATACGAAACTCAGCCGACGACTGGAACGGTCGTCGTCACGTACGATTCTTCGAGGGCAGGAGAGACCGACATCGTCAGCGCCATCGAACGTGCCGGGTACGAGGTTACAGACACGACGGGCGACGACTCGGTACCACAGGGAACGACCGAGGAACGTGAGAGTATCTGGACGAGCCCGCGAGCACTCAAGACGTGGATCAGCGGTGGGTTCGTCGCCATAGGATTGCTCTTCGAGTTCTTCCTGACCGGGCAGAATATAGGGGTTGCACGCATTCTCGGTACGGAGCTACTCGTTGCCGACGTACTGTTCCTCGTCGCCGTCGCCTCCGGTGGTCAGGAGATCCTACGCAACGGCTACTACTCGGCCCGGAATTTGAACCTCGATATCGACTTCCTGATGTCGGTGGCTATCCTCGGGGCGCTCGTCGCGAGCCTCGCCTTCGGAGAGGCGCTCTACTTCGAGGCCGCCACCCTCGCGTTCCTGTTCAGCATCGCCGAACTGTTGGAGCGGTACTCGATGGATCGCGCCCGCAACTCGCTCCGGGAACTGATGGATCTCTCGCCGGACGAGGCAGTCGTCAAGCGAGACGGGCAGACGGAGATGGTGCCCGTCGACGAGGTTGCGGTCGGCGACGTGGTCGTCGTCAAGCCGGGGGAGAAGATTCCGATGGACGGGACCGTCGTCGACGGCGAAAGTGCCGTCAATCAGGCACCTATCACGGGCGAGAGCGTGCCCGTCGACAAGACGACCGGCGACGAGGTGTACGCGGGCACGATCAACGAAGAGGGGTATCTCGAAGTGGAGGTTACCTCCGAGGCCGGTGATAACACGCTCTCCCGCATCGTGGAGATGGTCGAGGACGCCCAATCGAACAAGACCGAACGCGAGCAGTTCGTCGAGCGCTTCTCGGCGTACTACACGCCGGTCGTCGTCGCCTTCGCCATCCTGACGACGGTGACAAGCCCGTACGTTCTCGGGACGACCTGGCCCACGGCCGTCGTCTACGGACTGACGTTGCTGGTGCTCGCCTGCCCGTGTGCGTTCGTCATTTCGACGCCCGTCTCCGTGGTGTCGGGGATCACCAGCGCCGCGAAGAACGGGGTTCTGATCAAGGGCGGCAATCATCTCGAAGCGATGGGGGCCGTCGACGTCGTCGCCTTCGACAAGACGGGGACACTCACGAAAGGTGAACTCACCGTCACCGACGTCGTTCCGCTGAACGGGAACTCCGAGGAGGACGTCCTCCGGTGTGCCCGCGGGCTCGAACAGCGGAGTGAACACCCCATCGGTGAGGCAATCGTCGCCGAAGCGGGCAGGGCTGGCGTCGCCGAGCGCGAGATCGACGATTTCGAGAGCATCACCGGAAAGGGCGTGCGTGCTGACCTCGACGGGACGCCCCACTTCGCTGGCAAACCGGGACTGTTCGAGGAGTTGGATTTCGATCTATCGCACGTTCACGCGACGACTGACGGCGGCGTCGTGACACAGACAGCCCGGCAGATGTGTGACCGGAACAACTGTCTGGACCTTCTCGAAGAGACCGTCCCCGAACTCCAGGCAGAAGGGAAGACCGTCGTCCTCGTTGGAACCGAAGACGAACTCGAAGGTATCATCGCGGTCGCCGACGAGATCCGTCCGGAAGCGGAGCGAACAGTAGCACGACTCAAGCAACTCGGCATCTCCCGAACGGTGATGCTGACGGGTGACAACGAGCGGACGGCCCGCGCAATCGCCGAGCAGGTCGGCGTCGACGAGTACCAAGCCGAGTTGCTCCCCGAAGAGAAGGTTGACGCAATCGAGAGTCTCGTCGGCGAACACGAGGGCGTCGCGATGGTCGGTGACGGCATCAACGATGCACCGGCGCTCGCCACCGCCACAGTCGGCGTGGCGATGGGTGCGGCGGGAACTGATACCGCCTTGGAAACCGCCGACATCGCGTTGATGGGTGACGATCTTTCGAAGTTGCCCTACCTCTACGAACTCGCGAACGACGCGAACGGTGTGATCCGACAGAACATCTGGTCGAGTCTCGCCGTCAAAGCCGGGCTGGCAGTCGCAGTCCCGTTCGGATACGTCCCCATCTGGCTCGCCGTCCTCGCCGGCGACGCCGGGATGACGACGGCCGTGACCGGGAACGCAATGCGACTCTCTCGGATCACTCCCGAACGGAACGGGGACCAAGAGGAGATGGTGGAAAAGTATGAGTGA
- a CDS encoding DUF7520 family protein: MDDTVRTRSGKRIFGGVLFIGILVGGGLGLIIGGSPEMQHVTLLNIVRLHPTSSSMALYGMTVATVALSVFFGLVVLLSRMDQSKV; this comes from the coding sequence ATGGACGATACGGTTCGTACCCGGAGTGGAAAACGGATATTCGGAGGCGTTCTATTCATTGGCATCCTCGTCGGAGGCGGTCTCGGCCTCATTATCGGGGGGAGTCCGGAGATGCAACACGTCACGCTTTTGAATATCGTCCGTCTCCATCCGACTTCGTCGAGTATGGCACTCTACGGAATGACCGTTGCTACTGTCGCTCTGTCCGTATTTTTCGGTCTCGTAGTGCTTCTCTCCCGCATGGATCAATCGAAAGTGTAG
- a CDS encoding DUF7521 family protein, giving the protein MNGIITAIAATKAIILFLGGGITYIAFKAYRRSDEPSIGVLGIGFGVITVGALLTGVANQFFSVSLEIGVLVNSVFVAVGLAVIMYSLYMQR; this is encoded by the coding sequence ATGAACGGGATCATCACGGCTATCGCCGCAACCAAGGCGATCATTCTCTTCTTGGGTGGTGGGATAACGTACATCGCCTTCAAGGCGTATCGGCGATCAGATGAGCCCTCTATTGGGGTTCTCGGAATCGGATTCGGCGTGATTACAGTCGGTGCGCTTCTCACAGGTGTCGCTAATCAATTCTTCTCCGTTTCGCTCGAAATCGGCGTGCTCGTCAATAGCGTCTTCGTCGCTGTCGGCTTGGCAGTCATTATGTATTCGCTCTATATGCAACGATGA
- a CDS encoding DsbA family protein — MTYYGNWKCPYCAEFSTGFLNDIIRDYVVPGDISLRFRSLSSIDGEPFLGPDSPRAARAGLAVWNVDPETYWRYHEYVFTNQPPESETWATTDKLVAFAEEAGVTKTEQMRTKIREQAYVSAIQETSRAAVDAGVSATPALVIDGQTVNPLSDEQQTRTLIEQLTDGS, encoded by the coding sequence GTGACCTATTATGGAAACTGGAAATGTCCGTACTGTGCGGAGTTCAGCACGGGGTTCCTCAACGACATCATCAGGGACTACGTTGTGCCCGGTGACATCAGCCTGCGCTTTCGGTCGTTATCGTCCATTGACGGCGAGCCGTTTCTGGGTCCCGATTCCCCCCGTGCGGCGCGAGCCGGGCTCGCAGTCTGGAATGTGGACCCCGAAACCTACTGGCGATACCATGAATACGTCTTCACCAACCAACCACCTGAGAGTGAGACGTGGGCGACCACTGACAAACTCGTCGCATTCGCCGAGGAGGCCGGAGTAACGAAAACTGAACAGATGCGGACGAAGATCCGAGAGCAAGCGTACGTATCAGCGATTCAGGAGACGAGTCGGGCAGCGGTTGACGCCGGGGTCTCTGCAACACCAGCCCTCGTGATCGATGGGCAGACAGTCAATCCGCTGAGCGACGAACAACAGACTCGCACTCTCATCGAACAACTCACAGATGGGTCGTAA
- a CDS encoding DUF7333 family protein has translation MKFDTTTTGIAFVLLLVLLIGGTAMSPMSTSTVMMVSVGLVVFGVFTLFLGIKHGEYRANRS, from the coding sequence ATGAAATTCGACACGACTACGACCGGAATAGCGTTCGTGTTGCTACTCGTCCTCCTCATTGGGGGGACGGCTATGAGCCCAATGAGTACCAGTACGGTGATGATGGTGAGCGTCGGCCTCGTCGTGTTTGGAGTGTTTACGCTCTTTCTCGGGATCAAACACGGTGAGTATCGAGCAAATCGTTCTTAG
- a CDS encoding iron transporter gives MNRRDVLRIVGGSSLVGLAGCTGLFETRSAQAPPLPENRPNAVYYPTHYEGMKMPGVKEQGGYRCALTYSYAHRFWLMKPNGITKVEIQPEDSIHLMPVVWETQTGIIPPDINPQLTVTQNGESIDQFAPWPMLSQPMGFHFGDNAQLQGDGTYTVEVSIGGPSTRRTGSLAENQGNASFEFEFEFSESTLNEISYTDIPDDKEGTKGAVDLMDMEMLPDSQVPTPDALPGNVRGSEKSGDAKFVVTVLEDASRFGGDEEQKYLAVSPRTPYNRTMLPMMSLSATLQRDGTSEFDGILQATIDPELRYHYGTTVADVQTGDELTITVDSPPQTARHEGYETAFVDMPDVQVTL, from the coding sequence ATGAATCGTCGTGACGTGCTTCGGATTGTCGGGGGCAGTTCACTCGTTGGACTCGCGGGGTGTACCGGCCTGTTCGAGACGCGATCAGCGCAGGCACCACCGCTCCCCGAGAACCGGCCGAACGCAGTCTACTATCCGACCCACTATGAGGGCATGAAAATGCCGGGGGTGAAGGAACAGGGCGGGTACAGGTGTGCACTCACGTACTCGTATGCGCACAGGTTCTGGCTGATGAAGCCGAATGGAATCACGAAGGTCGAGATTCAACCCGAGGATTCGATTCATCTCATGCCGGTCGTTTGGGAGACACAGACGGGGATCATCCCACCCGATATCAATCCACAGCTCACCGTTACACAGAACGGGGAGTCGATTGATCAGTTCGCGCCGTGGCCGATGCTCTCTCAGCCGATGGGCTTTCACTTCGGCGATAACGCCCAACTCCAGGGCGACGGCACATACACTGTCGAGGTCAGCATCGGCGGGCCGTCGACGCGACGGACCGGATCGCTGGCCGAGAACCAGGGGAACGCCTCGTTCGAGTTCGAGTTCGAGTTCAGCGAATCGACGCTCAATGAGATCTCGTACACGGACATCCCCGACGACAAGGAAGGCACGAAGGGTGCTGTCGACCTGATGGATATGGAGATGTTACCGGACTCGCAGGTGCCGACACCGGACGCACTCCCCGGCAACGTGCGTGGGTCGGAGAAGAGCGGAGACGCGAAGTTCGTGGTTACGGTCCTCGAAGACGCGTCTCGTTTCGGTGGTGACGAGGAGCAGAAGTATCTCGCTGTGTCTCCGCGCACGCCTTACAATCGGACGATGCTGCCGATGATGTCACTATCGGCAACACTACAACGCGACGGTACGTCGGAATTCGACGGAATTCTGCAGGCGACCATCGATCCGGAGCTCCGCTATCACTACGGAACGACGGTCGCAGACGTGCAGACGGGCGATGAATTGACGATTACGGTCGATTCACCGCCGCAGACGGCCCGTCATGAGGGATACGAGACAGCCTTCGTTGATATGCCAGACGTGCAGGTGACGTTGTAA
- a CDS encoding transcription initiation factor IIB produces the protein MTHQEHTHERSPDERTADRESVAEDQCPECQGSITQTGDRGERTCESCGLVFEENWVDHGPEWRAFTSEERDEKSRVGAPTTPLLHDKGLSSTIGWQDRDASGQAVSDRKRAQLHRLRTWDERFRTKDAHERNLKHALGEISRMASALGLPESVRETAGALYRRAVEDDLLPGRSIEGMSTASLYAAARQHGVPRPLTEFADVSRVEKIRIQRAYRFLSRELGLEIEPEDPARYLPQFASSLEVTDETERRSREILDVATSNAVHSGKNPAGLAAAALYAATHLTNEKLTQDVVSDVANVSQVTIRNRYQELLEVYGNRE, from the coding sequence ATGACACACCAAGAACATACCCACGAACGGTCGCCGGATGAACGTACTGCCGACCGGGAATCCGTTGCGGAAGACCAGTGTCCCGAGTGTCAAGGCTCTATCACCCAGACTGGCGATCGGGGTGAACGGACCTGTGAGAGCTGTGGGTTGGTTTTCGAGGAAAACTGGGTCGACCACGGCCCCGAATGGCGCGCGTTCACGTCGGAGGAACGCGATGAAAAGAGCCGTGTCGGTGCTCCGACGACGCCGCTACTGCACGACAAGGGGCTGAGTTCGACTATTGGCTGGCAGGACAGGGATGCCTCCGGACAAGCCGTCTCCGATCGCAAACGCGCTCAGTTACACCGTCTTCGGACGTGGGATGAACGGTTCCGGACGAAAGATGCCCACGAACGGAATCTGAAGCATGCGCTCGGTGAGATCAGCCGTATGGCGTCTGCTCTCGGACTTCCAGAGTCGGTCCGGGAAACCGCCGGTGCGTTATATCGGCGTGCTGTGGAAGACGATCTGCTTCCCGGTCGCTCGATCGAGGGAATGTCGACAGCGTCGTTGTATGCGGCTGCTCGACAGCACGGCGTGCCACGTCCGCTAACTGAGTTCGCGGACGTGAGCCGCGTCGAAAAAATTCGGATCCAGCGAGCATATCGGTTTCTGTCCCGTGAGCTCGGATTAGAAATCGAGCCGGAAGATCCGGCACGATATCTTCCCCAATTTGCGTCATCACTCGAAGTAACCGACGAAACGGAACGACGCTCTCGAGAGATCCTTGACGTGGCGACCAGTAACGCAGTTCATAGTGGAAAGAATCCGGCAGGGTTGGCGGCTGCTGCGCTGTATGCTGCGACCCATCTTACAAACGAGAAGCTCACTCAAGACGTAGTGAGTGATGTCGCTAACGTGAGCCAAGTGACTATTCGAAACCGATACCAAGAGCTACTCGAGGTGTATGGGAACCGTGAGTGA
- a CDS encoding arylsulfotransferase family protein, translated as MVASPDISDIRTKLAATSLSTLLVIGGIILFVGTLTVSATVAPSIGQTTTADEQPRTLVGSQGGGPGWHEYGSVYLLNGTNTTWREGSADSYFDVTKTENGTVLAGFMHSGYSSCGPYKSPCTRTGFRVIDPQPEPTVVSEYSFPVRTSKNSEVHDVEPLQSGEYLLTDMENERIFTVRDGEVTWQWNASSFYGAPADPTTTDWLHINDVDVIDENRYLVSVRNANQLLVIERGEGVVRVINEDTTDSNDANCQKSGQLADYDNDGEVRCGDPDVLNHQHNPQWLGNGAVLVADSDNDRVVELHRTDDGNWEPAWTLERAEGVAFSWPRDADRLPNGNTLITDTLNQRLVEVNESGTVVWSVQTKRIPYEADRLPAGESVGAPRYTADASAGSGPAGDVPVLSLMLVGLRALVPSTPFWFREPQLGLTVLSVALLFGGAVLRIRE; from the coding sequence ATGGTTGCGTCCCCCGATATCTCTGACATTCGAACGAAGTTGGCCGCTACCTCTCTGAGCACACTCTTGGTTATCGGCGGAATTATCCTCTTCGTGGGAACGCTCACAGTGAGTGCCACCGTCGCCCCGTCGATCGGACAGACGACCACGGCCGACGAGCAGCCACGCACTCTCGTCGGCTCCCAGGGGGGTGGTCCGGGGTGGCACGAGTATGGAAGCGTCTATCTCCTCAACGGCACGAACACCACGTGGCGCGAGGGCAGTGCCGATAGCTACTTCGATGTGACGAAAACGGAGAATGGGACTGTTCTGGCGGGGTTCATGCACAGTGGATATTCGTCGTGCGGACCGTACAAATCACCCTGTACCCGAACGGGATTTCGGGTCATCGATCCGCAACCGGAGCCGACGGTCGTTTCGGAGTACAGCTTTCCGGTGAGAACGAGCAAGAACAGCGAAGTCCACGATGTCGAACCGCTCCAGTCGGGGGAGTATCTCCTGACGGATATGGAGAACGAGCGAATTTTCACCGTCCGTGACGGCGAGGTTACGTGGCAGTGGAACGCGAGTTCGTTCTACGGAGCACCTGCCGATCCGACGACGACCGATTGGCTCCATATCAACGACGTCGACGTCATCGACGAAAACCGGTATCTCGTTTCGGTACGTAATGCCAACCAACTTCTAGTCATCGAACGCGGTGAAGGCGTCGTCAGGGTTATCAACGAGGACACGACCGACTCGAACGACGCCAACTGCCAGAAATCCGGACAGTTAGCTGACTACGATAACGATGGAGAGGTTCGATGCGGTGATCCCGACGTACTCAATCACCAGCACAACCCACAGTGGCTCGGGAACGGCGCCGTCCTCGTCGCCGACAGCGACAACGACCGAGTCGTCGAACTGCACCGAACCGACGATGGAAACTGGGAGCCGGCGTGGACGCTGGAACGAGCGGAGGGTGTCGCGTTCAGCTGGCCTCGTGACGCCGACCGCCTGCCGAACGGGAACACGTTGATTACGGATACACTGAACCAGCGTCTCGTCGAAGTGAACGAATCGGGCACGGTCGTCTGGAGTGTCCAGACAAAGCGGATCCCCTACGAAGCGGATCGACTTCCGGCCGGCGAATCAGTCGGTGCGCCCCGATACACGGCAGACGCATCGGCGGGTTCCGGTCCCGCTGGCGACGTGCCGGTTCTCTCGCTCATGCTAGTCGGGCTTCGAGCGCTCGTCCCGTCTACCCCTTTCTGGTTCCGTGAACCACAACTCGGGCTGACGGTTCTTTCAGTCGCGCTGCTGTTCGGTGGGGCCGTACTGCGGATTCGCGAATAG
- a CDS encoding winged helix-turn-helix domain-containing protein — MGDDSAISGDTQSVQDVLDALDDPDCRAILSNTAEPMTANELIDGCDISKSTLYRKLNLLSSASLVREHDTIGSGGGRITKYVRDFEDVLISVEEDDTFSVTVERPDRTADQRLTDIWSKMGDEL; from the coding sequence ATGGGGGACGATTCAGCGATATCGGGGGACACGCAATCGGTTCAGGATGTCCTTGATGCGTTGGATGATCCCGACTGCCGGGCCATTCTCAGCAACACGGCCGAACCAATGACTGCAAATGAACTCATCGATGGCTGTGACATCTCGAAATCAACGTTGTATCGGAAGTTGAATCTTCTTAGCTCGGCGTCGCTCGTTCGTGAACACGATACGATCGGTTCCGGGGGAGGGCGTATCACGAAGTACGTGCGTGACTTCGAAGATGTACTGATCTCGGTGGAGGAAGACGATACGTTTTCGGTCACCGTCGAACGACCCGACCGGACCGCAGACCAACGGCTCACGGACATCTGGTCCAAGATGGGTGACGAACTATGA
- a CDS encoding DUF7541 family protein → MMVDESNATSATKTSPWPMLVAVGFALSEVGIFLGLRPVSVAGLLLFVGAVAGVLADSGYVTRTSVSVGIQGLVLIVLGAALIVEEQTGTTVRGESVVLAGALSLVGTLLWAGIARWRRRTESITEPSETTSD, encoded by the coding sequence ATGATGGTAGATGAGTCCAACGCCACTTCGGCTACTAAAACGAGTCCATGGCCAATGCTGGTCGCCGTCGGGTTCGCCCTCTCTGAAGTAGGGATTTTCCTCGGGCTTCGACCCGTATCTGTGGCAGGATTGTTGCTTTTCGTCGGAGCCGTCGCCGGCGTTCTCGCCGACTCCGGATACGTGACGCGAACATCGGTCTCGGTCGGGATACAAGGACTCGTCCTCATAGTCCTTGGAGCCGCGTTGATCGTAGAAGAACAGACCGGAACGACGGTTCGAGGAGAATCGGTCGTTCTCGCCGGAGCCCTCAGTCTCGTCGGGACTCTCCTGTGGGCCGGAATCGCCCGCTGGCGCCGTCGAACCGAATCAATAACTGAACCATCCGAAACGACCTCCGATTGA